GACCGGGCCATGCGCGGGGAAACGTCCCCGTCCCCGATCTATGAGGGGGAGGACGGGGTGATCGCGTGGCTGCTGGACGGCCCCGACGCGTCCTACGACGTCCCCCTGCCCGGTGACGGGGAACCCAAGCGCGGGATCATCGACTCGTACACGAAGGAGCATTCGGCGGAGTACCAGGCGCAGGCGTGGATCGACCTCGCCCGCCGCCTCGGCACCCACCGCCCCGAGCTGCGGGACCCGGCGAACATCGCCTCGATCGTCCTGCACACCAGCCACCACACGCACTACGTGATCGGCTCCGGCGCGAACGACCCGCAGAAATACGACCCCACCGCCTCCCGGGAGACGCTGGATCACTCCATCCCGTACATCTTCGCCGTCGCCCTGCAGGACGGCGCCTGGCACCACGTCCACTCCTATGCTCCCGCCCGCGCGAACCGCCCGGACACGGTGGAGCTCTGGCACAAGATCACCACCGCCGAAGACGCGGAATGGACCCGCCGGTACCACTCCGAGGACCCGAACGAGAAAGCCTTCGGCGGGCGGGTGGAGATCACCCTCACCGACGGCACCACCGTCACCGACGGCACCACCGTCACCGACGAGATCGCCGTCGCCGACGCCCACCCCCTCGGCGCCCGCCCCTTCGCCCGCGACGACTACCTCCGCAAGTTCCGCACCCTCGCCGAACCCGTCCTCCTGCCCGAGGAGATCGACCGGTTCCTCAACCTCGCCCAACGCCTCCCCGAACTCACCCCCGCCGAGGTCACGCAGCTCACCATCGTCGCCAAACCCGGCATCCTGGCATCCGCCCCCGCCCCGAAAGGACTCTTCTGATGTCTGAGCCGCGGATCGTCCTCGTTGCGGGAGCCCGCACGCCGATCGGGTCGTTCGGCGGGTCGCTGTCGAGCGTCGACGCCTACGAACTCGGCGCCGTCGCCGTCACGGAGGCTCTTCGACGAGCGGGTGTGGAGAAGGATGCCGTCGACGAGGTCGTCATGGGCTGCATCGCGCAGAACGGCCCCGACGCCTACAACGCCCGGCGGGTGGCCCTCGCCGCGGGGCTCCCCACGCGCGTCCCCGCGTTCACGGTGAATCGCCTCTGCGGCTCGGGTCTGCAGGCGATCTGGTCCGCCGCGCAGGAGCTCCGCTGGGGAGGCATCGACATCGCCGTGGCCGGCGGCGACGAGAGCATGTCGCGCACGCCGTTCCTGGAGTACGGTGCCCGCGGCAACGCGCGGCTCGGCGACCGGACGCTCCTCGACGGCACCCTCGCGATCCTCACCGACCCCTTCAGCGGCCGGCACATGGGCACGACGGCCGAGGTCGTGGCATCCCGGTACGGAGTCTCGCGCGCGGAGCAGGACGCCTTCGCCGTCGAGAGCCAGCGGCGAGCGGCCCTGGATGCCAGCCGCGCGGCCTTCGCGGAAGAGATCGTGCCCGTGACCACCGGGGGGAAGCGGCCGGTCGAGGTCTCGGTCGACGAGCATCCGCGGCCGGGAACCACCCTGGAGGCCCTCGCGGGCCTCCGCCCAGCCTTCGAGAAGGACGGGTCGGTGACGGCGGGCAACTCGTCGGGCATCAACGACGGCGCCGCCGCGACCGTACTCATGCGCGAGAACGACGTGCGCGACCGCGGGCTTTCGGGCCTCGCGACGCTCGAGGCCGTGACGACGGCCGGCGTCGACCCCGAGATCATGGGATACGCCCCGGTGCTCGCTCTGCAGCGCCTGTGGGACCAGACGGGACTGACCCCCGCCGACGTCGATGTGATCGAGCTGAACGAGGCCTTCGCGTCTCAGGCCGTCGCGGTGATCCGCGATGCGGCCCTCGATCCGGCAAAGGTGAACCCGTACGGGGGCGCGATCGCCCTGGGCCACCCGGTCGGGGCGACGGGCGCGATCCTGACTGTTCGCGCGGCCCTCGACCTGCAGCGCCGCGACCTCGAGTACGCGGTCGTCACGATGTGCATCGGCGGCGGCCAGGCGCTGGCGGCGTTGCTGCGGCGGTACTGACAGCCCCGTCCGGAGGTGCCGTCCCGCGGAGTCCGTGGCCGAAACGCCGCGCCGGACCGGGATCCCGCGGCACGTGAGGCGTGATCTCCGCGAGACGGTCGGCCGGTGGCATCCGCTGCTCCGAGCGGGATACTGGGCGGATGAGTGTTCATCTTCTCGGTGGCGGGCGCGACGTCGCGCGCTGCGGTGGCCTGCTGGAGCCCTTCGTCGCGGAAGCGCGGGAGCGGGCGGGGGATCGCGACCCGGTGATCGCCGTGCTGCTCGTGCTCGAGGCCGATGACGACAGCTCGGTCGCGCGTTTCCGCAGCGTCCTCGAGGCCGCGGGCGCGGAGAGCATCCGGGTGGAAGCGATCGTCGAGGGAGAGAGCTTCACGAATGCCGCGATCGAGGCCGACGGCGTCTTCGTCGGCGGCGGCCTGACCCCGGCGTACCACGATGCGTTCCGCGTGATCCGGGAGGAGCTGCGCGAACGGGTGGGCCAGGGGATGCCGTACGCCGGCTTCTCGGCGGGAGCGGCGATCGCGGCCGAGCGTGCGCTCGTCGGGGGATGGCTGCGCGGCGGCGTCGAGGTGTGCGGGGAGGACGCGGCCGAGGAGCTCGGCGAGCTCGAGGTGCGACCGGGCCTGGGACTCCTCGGCTTCGCCGTCGACGTCCACGCCGCCCAGTGGGGCACCCTCTCGCGTCTCGTGGCCGCGGTCGACGCGGGCCTCGTCACCGATGGCGTGGCGATCGACGAGAACACGGCCCTGGTGGTCTCGGCGCAGGCGGCCCCGGCCGTGCGCGGCAGCGGGCAGGTCTGGCGCGTCGAGTCCGCGGCATCCGGAGTGCTGGTTCAGTTGCTCCGCGCCTGACGGCCCCGACGAAACAGAAAC
This portion of the Microbacterium testaceum StLB037 genome encodes:
- a CDS encoding Type 1 glutamine amidotransferase-like domain-containing protein; this encodes MSVHLLGGGRDVARCGGLLEPFVAEARERAGDRDPVIAVLLVLEADDDSSVARFRSVLEAAGAESIRVEAIVEGESFTNAAIEADGVFVGGGLTPAYHDAFRVIREELRERVGQGMPYAGFSAGAAIAAERALVGGWLRGGVEVCGEDAAEELGELEVRPGLGLLGFAVDVHAAQWGTLSRLVAAVDAGLVTDGVAIDENTALVVSAQAAPAVRGSGQVWRVESAASGVLVQLLRA
- a CDS encoding thiolase family protein, whose product is MSEPRIVLVAGARTPIGSFGGSLSSVDAYELGAVAVTEALRRAGVEKDAVDEVVMGCIAQNGPDAYNARRVALAAGLPTRVPAFTVNRLCGSGLQAIWSAAQELRWGGIDIAVAGGDESMSRTPFLEYGARGNARLGDRTLLDGTLAILTDPFSGRHMGTTAEVVASRYGVSRAEQDAFAVESQRRAALDASRAAFAEEIVPVTTGGKRPVEVSVDEHPRPGTTLEALAGLRPAFEKDGSVTAGNSSGINDGAAATVLMRENDVRDRGLSGLATLEAVTTAGVDPEIMGYAPVLALQRLWDQTGLTPADVDVIELNEAFASQAVAVIRDAALDPAKVNPYGGAIALGHPVGATGAILTVRAALDLQRRDLEYAVVTMCIGGGQALAALLRRY
- a CDS encoding MmgE/PrpD family protein; this encodes MTITHHVRVHRSEENLAREGQLAWSLARVAVDPVPVDADVVDMIINRVIDNAAVAAASLSRGPVSAARQQALDHAVSIGGSGATVFGCALERRSSPEWAAWANGVAVRELDYHDTFLAAEYSHPGDNIPPVLAVAQHTGRDGAAVVRALATAYEIQIDLVRAISLHKHKIDHVAHLGPAAAAGIGTLLGLDQATIYQAIGQALHTTTATRQSRKGEISTWKAHAPAFAGKMAIEAVDRAMRGETSPSPIYEGEDGVIAWLLDGPDASYDVPLPGDGEPKRGIIDSYTKEHSAEYQAQAWIDLARRLGTHRPELRDPANIASIVLHTSHHTHYVIGSGANDPQKYDPTASRETLDHSIPYIFAVALQDGAWHHVHSYAPARANRPDTVELWHKITTAEDAEWTRRYHSEDPNEKAFGGRVEITLTDGTTVTDGTTVTDEIAVADAHPLGARPFARDDYLRKFRTLAEPVLLPEEIDRFLNLAQRLPELTPAEVTQLTIVAKPGILASAPAPKGLF